Proteins from a genomic interval of Providencia stuartii:
- the luxS gene encoding S-ribosylhomocysteine lyase has translation MPLLDSFTVDHTRMAAPAVRVAKTMKTPSGDTITVFDLRFTVPNKEAMSEKGTHTLEHLFAGFMRDHLNGNGVEIIDISPMGCRTGFYMSLIGAPDEQRVADAWKSAMQDVLKVQDQNKIPELNIFQCGTYKMHSLDEAQQIARNVLASEIRINKNDELALPAEKLTELHV, from the coding sequence ATGCCGTTATTAGACAGTTTTACTGTAGATCATACGCGTATGGCTGCGCCTGCGGTTCGTGTAGCAAAAACGATGAAAACACCTAGCGGAGACACGATTACCGTTTTCGATCTGCGCTTCACCGTGCCTAACAAGGAAGCCATGTCTGAAAAAGGCACTCATACCCTTGAACATCTATTTGCAGGGTTTATGCGAGACCATCTCAATGGCAATGGTGTTGAGATTATTGATATCTCTCCAATGGGGTGCCGTACTGGGTTTTACATGAGCTTAATTGGTGCACCTGATGAGCAACGTGTTGCCGATGCTTGGAAAAGTGCAATGCAAGATGTATTAAAAGTGCAAGATCAGAATAAGATCCCAGAGCTGAATATTTTTCAGTGTGGCACGTATAAGATGCATTCACTAGACGAAGCTCAACAAATTGCACGCAATGTCCTAGCGTCAGAAATTCGAATTAACAAAAATGATGAACTTGCATTACCGGCTGAAAAGCTGACTGAACTGCATGTTTAA
- a CDS encoding CNNM domain-containing protein, protein MDHVSTGTLIIILIILIIMSAYFSASETGMMTLNRYRLKHLAKQGNRSAKRVEKLLRHPDKLISLILIGNNLINIVASSLATIVGMRLYGNAGVAIATGILTFVILVFAEVMPKTIAALYPEKIAFPSSYILKPLQKIMLPVVWAFNKITLLFMFLCGIKPPVIRSDAVSKDELRTIVNESKAKLSRRNQDMLLSILDLEKVTVGDIMLPRNEIVGIDVNDDWKSIIRQLTHSPHGRIVLYRDSLDDAIGILRVREAYRLMMEKREFTKQNLIKAADSIYFIPNSTPLSTQLINFQHNKEKIGIIVDEYGEIQGLITVEDILEEIVGDFTTSMSPSLSEEVLPQSDGSVLVDGTANIRDLNKAFDWHLPVDGPRTVNGMVLEAIGDIPELQEKIVISHYLVEVLLISDNIIKQVKITPIATNASTSEAH, encoded by the coding sequence TTGGATCACGTATCTACCGGTACGCTCATCATTATATTAATCATTTTAATTATCATGTCCGCATATTTTTCTGCGTCAGAGACAGGTATGATGACGCTGAATCGCTACCGCTTAAAGCACCTTGCCAAACAAGGTAACCGGTCAGCAAAACGTGTCGAAAAATTACTTCGTCACCCCGATAAACTCATTAGTTTGATTCTTATCGGCAATAACCTAATCAATATTGTTGCCTCATCCCTAGCGACTATTGTTGGTATGCGCCTATATGGCAATGCGGGTGTCGCAATTGCCACGGGTATTTTAACCTTTGTGATATTAGTCTTTGCTGAAGTGATGCCTAAGACTATCGCGGCTTTATACCCAGAAAAAATTGCTTTCCCAAGCAGCTATATTTTAAAACCTCTACAAAAAATTATGCTGCCAGTGGTTTGGGCCTTCAACAAAATAACATTATTATTTATGTTTCTTTGTGGCATAAAACCCCCTGTAATACGCAGTGATGCAGTCAGTAAAGATGAACTGAGAACCATCGTTAATGAGTCAAAAGCTAAACTCAGCAGACGAAATCAAGACATGCTGTTGTCGATTTTAGATCTTGAAAAAGTGACTGTTGGCGACATTATGCTACCAAGGAATGAGATCGTCGGTATTGATGTTAATGATGATTGGAAATCTATCATTCGGCAACTGACCCACTCACCTCATGGCCGCATCGTGCTGTATCGTGACTCCCTTGATGATGCGATTGGAATTTTGCGTGTCCGTGAAGCCTATCGTTTGATGATGGAGAAACGGGAGTTTACCAAGCAGAATTTGATCAAAGCAGCCGACAGTATCTACTTTATTCCAAATAGTACGCCACTAAGTACTCAGCTAATAAACTTCCAACATAATAAAGAAAAAATAGGCATCATTGTTGATGAGTATGGTGAGATTCAAGGGCTGATTACGGTTGAAGATATCCTTGAGGAAATCGTCGGCGATTTTACCACGTCGATGTCCCCTTCATTGTCTGAAGAAGTTTTACCGCAAAGCGATGGTAGTGTACTCGTTGATGGTACGGCAAATATTCGTGACTTGAACAAAGCCTTTGATTGGCACCTTCCTGTCGATGGGCCGAGAACAGTGAATGGTATGGTGTTAGAAGCGATTGGCGATATCCCTGAGCTGCAAGAAAAAATCGTCATTTCACACTATTTAGTTGAGGTCCTGCTCATTAGCGATAATATTATTAAGCAAGTCAAAATTACCCCTATCGCAACGAATGCTTCTACATCTGAAGCTCATTAA